Proteins co-encoded in one Rudaeicoccus suwonensis genomic window:
- a CDS encoding serine protein kinase RIO, producing MQHDPEASASPDRGEAESFDQHYVFDYTPVDELAAGQRWSTWGQCQPLSRGPQPWPDWVVTDDAAVDTELGVLKTGKEADVFIVERAAPFDDRTARMAAKRYRDSDHRTFHHNAAYLEGRRMPRKGGREARALAKGSSHGRAVAAGMWAWAEWERLVQLHRAGLPVPYPVQIDGTEILMELVCDPDGQPAPRLSATRPGPDLLDSLWQQLTDTLTGLAACGYAHGDLSAYNLLVAGERLVIIDLPQAVDLVANPRGMEFLHRDCRNVAGWFAARGHRGDAEELFAHAVAAAF from the coding sequence GTGCAGCACGATCCGGAGGCGTCCGCCTCACCTGACCGCGGCGAAGCCGAATCCTTCGATCAGCATTACGTTTTCGACTACACCCCCGTCGACGAACTGGCCGCGGGCCAGCGTTGGTCCACCTGGGGTCAGTGCCAACCACTGAGCCGTGGACCGCAGCCGTGGCCGGACTGGGTGGTCACCGACGACGCCGCCGTCGACACCGAGCTCGGAGTCCTCAAGACCGGCAAGGAAGCCGATGTCTTCATCGTCGAGCGCGCGGCGCCGTTCGACGATCGAACGGCCCGTATGGCGGCGAAGCGCTACCGAGACAGCGATCACCGCACCTTCCACCACAACGCGGCGTACCTCGAGGGGCGCAGAATGCCGAGGAAGGGCGGCCGCGAGGCACGCGCTCTCGCCAAAGGCAGCAGTCACGGCCGGGCCGTTGCCGCGGGCATGTGGGCCTGGGCGGAATGGGAGCGACTGGTGCAACTGCATCGCGCCGGTCTGCCAGTGCCGTATCCGGTGCAGATCGACGGCACCGAGATCCTGATGGAGTTGGTCTGCGACCCCGACGGGCAGCCGGCGCCGCGCCTGTCGGCGACCAGGCCCGGTCCGGACCTGCTGGACTCCTTGTGGCAGCAGCTGACCGACACGCTCACCGGGCTGGCGGCATGCGGTTACGCGCACGGGGACCTGTCGGCATACAACCTGCTGGTCGCGGGGGAGCGCCTGGTCATCATCGACCTGCCGCAAGCCGTCGACCTGGTCGCCAATCCGCGCGGCATGGAGTTCCTGCATCGCGACTGCCGCAATGTTGCAGGATGGTTCGCCGCCCGCGGCCACCGCGGTGATGCCGAGGAATTGTTCGCGCACGCGGTGGCGGCCGCTTTCTGA
- a CDS encoding bifunctional o-acetylhomoserine/o-acetylserine sulfhydrylase codes for MSDSTPNWSFETRQIHAGQTVDSTTGARALPIYQTTSYVFNDTDHAANLFGLKEFGNIYTRLMNPTTDVVEQRIASLEGGVGALLVSSGQAAETLAFLNIAQAGDHIVASPSLYGGTFNLLKHTLPKLGISVTFVEDTKDLTSWEAAFQPNTKLVFGETIANPKQEILDIEAVAKIAHDHGVPLVVDNTVATPYVLRPIEHGADIVLHSATKYLGGHGTSIGGVLVDSGNFDFAKDPEKFPGFNTPDESYHGLVYARDLGVGSALGANLAFILKARVQLLRDLGSSISPFNAFLLAQGIETLSLRIERHIANARQVAEWLNQQEQVLGVRWASLPGNSDYELAQKYTPLGSGAVLAFEIDGGVEAGKKFVEALTLHSHVANIGDVRSLVIHPASTTHSQGPDEDRLAAGVTPGLVRLSVGLEHIDDILADLEQGLRAAKV; via the coding sequence ATGAGCGACAGCACCCCCAACTGGTCCTTCGAGACCCGCCAGATCCACGCCGGTCAGACCGTGGACAGCACCACGGGTGCGCGGGCCCTGCCGATCTATCAGACGACGTCCTACGTCTTCAACGACACCGACCACGCGGCGAATCTGTTCGGGCTGAAGGAATTCGGCAACATCTACACCCGGCTGATGAACCCCACGACCGACGTGGTCGAGCAGCGCATCGCCAGCCTGGAAGGTGGCGTCGGCGCCCTGCTGGTGTCCTCGGGGCAGGCGGCGGAGACGCTGGCGTTCCTCAACATCGCTCAGGCCGGCGATCACATCGTGGCCAGCCCGAGTCTGTACGGCGGCACCTTCAACCTGCTGAAGCACACCCTGCCCAAGCTGGGCATCTCGGTGACCTTCGTCGAGGACACCAAGGATCTGACCAGCTGGGAGGCTGCCTTCCAGCCCAACACCAAGCTGGTCTTCGGTGAGACCATCGCCAACCCCAAGCAGGAGATCCTCGACATCGAGGCGGTCGCGAAGATCGCCCACGACCACGGCGTCCCGTTGGTCGTCGACAACACGGTGGCCACGCCATACGTGCTCCGCCCCATCGAGCACGGCGCCGACATCGTGCTGCACTCGGCCACGAAGTACCTCGGCGGGCACGGCACGTCGATCGGCGGCGTCCTGGTCGACAGCGGCAACTTCGACTTCGCCAAGGACCCGGAGAAGTTCCCCGGCTTCAACACGCCGGACGAGTCCTACCACGGGCTGGTCTACGCACGTGACCTCGGCGTCGGCAGCGCTCTTGGCGCGAACCTTGCCTTCATCCTCAAGGCTCGCGTGCAGTTGCTGCGTGACCTCGGTTCGTCGATCTCCCCGTTCAACGCCTTCCTGCTTGCCCAGGGCATCGAGACATTGAGCCTGCGCATCGAGCGCCACATCGCCAACGCGCGTCAGGTCGCCGAGTGGTTGAACCAGCAGGAGCAGGTGCTCGGCGTCCGATGGGCATCGCTGCCGGGCAACAGCGACTACGAACTCGCCCAGAAATACACGCCGTTGGGCTCCGGTGCCGTGCTGGCGTTCGAGATCGACGGCGGTGTCGAAGCGGGCAAGAAGTTCGTCGAGGCACTCACCCTGCACTCCCACGTGGCCAACATCGGCGACGTGCGCTCGCTGGTGATCCACCCCGCTTCGACCACCCACTCCCAGGGCCCGGACGAGGATCGCCTCGCAGCCGGAGTGACCCCAGGTCTGGTGCGCCTGTCGGTGGGTCTGGAGCACATCGACGACATCCTGGCCGACCTCGAGCAGGGCTTGCGCGCCGCGAAGGTCTGA
- a CDS encoding DUF445 domain-containing protein, with protein sequence MTESPLSGPVLGEADEQRRRGLRQMRLIALSLLVLAAVIFVVTHGRHGVWGYVNAASEAAMVGAVADWFAVTALFRHPLGLKVPHTAIIPERKDSIGRSLEDFVTDNFLTADNVQQRLASAQVPMRVGRWLQQEGNADRVVRESAPALARALQSVSDEEVARFLDGVVLPRFTKEPVAELLGSLLDNVIRDQSHRPLVDLVVRELHDWVRDNEATVIQILGQRAPWWSPRWLDDTVTARIHVEILRWLADVRDNPDHQMRAAVDNLLRQLANDLQHDPATMAQAESLKEHFLTHPSVSRSMLSIWGSLQQAVVDALADEQGHLRVRMTQALRDLGGRITTDDELRGSLDRRLGDMAGHVVTTYGREISTVISQTIDRWDGDEAARRIELHVGRDLQFIRINGTVVGGLVGLLIYAVAQLL encoded by the coding sequence ATGACCGAGAGCCCGCTGAGCGGACCTGTGCTCGGCGAGGCTGACGAGCAGCGACGTCGTGGCCTGCGCCAAATGCGGTTGATCGCGCTGTCGTTGCTGGTGCTGGCCGCTGTCATCTTCGTCGTCACACATGGCCGTCACGGGGTGTGGGGATACGTCAACGCCGCCTCCGAAGCCGCGATGGTGGGTGCGGTCGCCGACTGGTTCGCGGTGACCGCGCTCTTCCGGCATCCGTTGGGCCTGAAGGTGCCGCACACCGCGATCATTCCCGAGCGCAAGGACTCCATCGGCCGCAGCCTGGAGGACTTCGTCACCGACAACTTCCTGACCGCCGACAATGTGCAGCAGCGGTTGGCATCTGCGCAGGTGCCGATGCGCGTTGGTCGGTGGCTGCAGCAGGAGGGCAATGCCGACCGGGTCGTGCGTGAGTCCGCTCCGGCGCTCGCGCGTGCCCTGCAATCGGTGAGCGACGAGGAGGTCGCGCGCTTTCTGGACGGGGTGGTGCTGCCCAGGTTCACCAAAGAGCCCGTGGCCGAATTGCTGGGATCCTTGCTGGACAACGTCATTCGCGATCAGTCGCACCGGCCGCTGGTCGATCTGGTCGTGCGCGAGTTGCACGACTGGGTCCGTGACAACGAGGCCACCGTCATACAGATCCTGGGTCAACGCGCGCCGTGGTGGTCACCGCGCTGGTTGGACGACACGGTGACCGCACGCATCCACGTCGAGATCCTGCGCTGGCTGGCCGATGTACGCGACAACCCCGACCACCAGATGCGCGCCGCGGTCGACAATCTGTTGCGGCAACTGGCGAACGACCTGCAGCACGACCCGGCCACGATGGCGCAGGCGGAGTCGCTGAAAGAGCACTTCCTGACGCATCCGTCGGTGTCGCGCTCGATGCTGTCGATCTGGGGGTCGCTGCAGCAGGCGGTCGTCGACGCGCTCGCCGACGAGCAGGGCCACCTGCGTGTACGTATGACGCAGGCCCTGCGCGACCTGGGGGGTCGTATCACCACCGATGACGAGTTGCGCGGGTCGCTGGACCGACGGCTCGGCGACATGGCCGGTCACGTCGTGACGACATACGGCCGGGAGATCTCGACCGTCATCTCGCAGACCATCGACCGCTGGGACGGCGACGAGGCCGCCCGCCGGATCGAGTTGCACGTCGGCCGTGACCTGCAGTTCATCCGCATCAACGGCACTGTGGTCGGTGGTCTCGTCGGACTGCTCATCTACGCCGTCGCCCAACTGCTCTAA
- a CDS encoding DUF4352 domain-containing protein encodes MRSASSRFMTKARVVVPLAAVAVALAGCGASAPSAAPPSGATPAATGTSPAAAPSTSTGVPTVSSAPTTSSANAGATCTTDDGSSIITPGVLAPSTKKAAWGKPLTLSQTYGGTASVTPSLPVAKKASSSDLLGPPAGQQYLLVKVTITYKSGYSVVVGSTDFTLRDTSNNVCSSDSFSSAVPSQQQFDIANLDSSSRTYTGTLVFDVPIGQDYSKYTLLYLDDMSSSAQAQIAWTN; translated from the coding sequence ATGAGAAGCGCATCCAGCCGGTTCATGACCAAGGCGCGCGTCGTCGTCCCGCTCGCTGCGGTCGCTGTTGCGCTGGCGGGCTGCGGTGCGAGCGCTCCATCCGCTGCTCCGCCGTCCGGGGCGACTCCGGCCGCGACAGGGACGTCGCCCGCCGCGGCACCGTCCACCTCGACCGGTGTGCCGACCGTGTCGTCTGCTCCCACTACCTCGAGTGCCAACGCCGGAGCCACGTGCACGACCGACGACGGAAGCTCCATCATCACGCCGGGAGTGCTTGCGCCCAGCACCAAGAAGGCTGCCTGGGGCAAGCCGTTGACCTTGTCGCAGACGTATGGCGGCACGGCCTCTGTCACCCCGTCGTTGCCGGTGGCCAAGAAGGCGTCCTCCAGCGACCTCCTCGGGCCGCCGGCCGGCCAGCAGTACCTCTTGGTCAAGGTCACGATCACGTACAAGTCGGGCTACAGCGTCGTGGTGGGCTCGACCGATTTCACCCTCCGCGACACGAGCAACAACGTCTGCTCGTCGGACTCGTTCAGCAGCGCAGTTCCGTCGCAGCAGCAGTTCGACATCGCAAACCTCGACAGTTCGTCGAGGACCTACACCGGCACGCTCGTGTTCGACGTGCCGATCGGCCAGGACTACTCCAAGTACACGCTGCTGTACCTCGATGACATGAGCTCCAGCGCCCAAGCCCAGATCGCCTGGACGAACTGA
- a CDS encoding McrC family protein, whose translation MELRLVEHSDSAPVRLDRAAREALLATAGGKIAIQATADPERVTLRTGAWVGAVTVPGLTIRVQPRAPMENLFTMFSAGLAGDDWSSASVGWAADTEVVDGVAAFLLRSIDAATRRGLLHGYVTIEEDLSVLRGRLLVEQLATRPWSAASPPCRYDEFTADIAANQLLLCAVRQVLTWPDLPPLVRRDGLRLVQRFEGVSQVDPSALPVDIPITRLNEHYAPALDLARKALEGITIRHLDGEHTAHSFMVDMDDLFRRWITVELSNRLWPQISLDERPQHALDVQEQLHFTPDLLLRRDRDPVLVGDVSYCLDTVGHGGSDFYPLLAYASALGLEAGLLIYAQAEEPPAPEVVVRNIGTRLLCVPLRLNVPAARLAGSLDTLAELVRVVSYPRRASVRN comes from the coding sequence GTGGAGTTGCGCCTGGTCGAACACAGCGACAGCGCACCGGTGCGCTTGGACCGGGCTGCCCGGGAGGCACTGCTGGCGACCGCCGGCGGCAAGATCGCCATCCAGGCGACAGCCGACCCCGAGCGGGTCACGTTGCGGACCGGTGCCTGGGTCGGCGCGGTCACCGTTCCGGGACTGACCATCCGGGTGCAGCCGCGTGCGCCGATGGAGAACCTCTTCACGATGTTCTCCGCCGGTCTCGCTGGCGACGACTGGTCCAGTGCCTCGGTCGGTTGGGCAGCGGACACCGAAGTCGTCGACGGCGTTGCCGCCTTCCTGTTGCGCTCGATCGACGCAGCAACACGGCGTGGGCTGCTGCATGGCTACGTGACGATCGAGGAGGATCTCAGCGTGCTGCGCGGCCGGCTGCTGGTCGAGCAGCTCGCGACCAGGCCGTGGTCGGCGGCCTCCCCGCCGTGCCGGTACGACGAGTTCACTGCGGACATCGCCGCAAACCAGCTGTTGCTGTGTGCAGTGCGGCAGGTCCTCACCTGGCCGGACCTGCCGCCGCTCGTGCGCCGCGACGGCCTGCGGCTGGTGCAGCGATTCGAGGGAGTCAGCCAGGTCGACCCGTCGGCTCTGCCGGTCGACATACCGATCACGCGGCTCAACGAGCACTATGCGCCTGCCCTCGACCTGGCACGAAAGGCCCTGGAAGGCATCACGATTCGTCACCTCGACGGCGAACACACCGCCCACTCGTTCATGGTCGACATGGACGACCTGTTCCGGCGGTGGATCACGGTCGAGCTGAGCAACCGGCTCTGGCCGCAGATCAGTCTCGACGAGCGTCCGCAGCATGCGCTCGACGTGCAGGAGCAGTTGCACTTCACGCCCGACCTGCTGCTGCGCCGTGACCGTGACCCGGTGCTGGTCGGTGACGTCAGCTACTGCCTCGACACCGTGGGCCACGGTGGCTCCGACTTCTACCCGTTGTTGGCGTACGCCTCGGCGCTGGGCCTGGAGGCCGGTCTGCTGATCTATGCGCAGGCGGAAGAGCCGCCGGCGCCCGAGGTCGTCGTCCGTAATATCGGCACCCGACTGCTGTGTGTGCCGCTGCGGCTCAACGTGCCGGCGGCGCGGCTGGCCGGGTCGTTGGACACCCTCGCCGAGCTGGTACGCGTGGTGTCGTACCCGCGACGTGCGTCGGTTCGCAACTGA
- a CDS encoding AAA family ATPase codes for MSDITRDDVLAAVSEWKAQGRDSFLSSYGFQADPEHVLLHEGELYDAAALAAAAHGFARPEFGALTPVSLPSPDEVTAHLADLGFDTKRAHRVQPPSPSRQRDLRRWRSTYELIKVAANNDPATQGIWAQVDSLRADRVAEARELLGDLALGRDLQAFVEAFAVWSRRPGPFAAQAVSLPTWLGQLRGNAGGYERDAADLLVETTRTPNNDDEAAGRIRALEEFVGRDLDASRVVTLLSLFWSTDERGDWPTLWPAGSDPFQQLGWMGRHLGHAERYLAFAELCRSFEPDDPRTAERTVGYLGSKGSFVGLGTALPDVCEEAAELIEGYRPASGYTDAEAEALAAALALQLRGVATLTVRSLHAPLQHATGLRLHETNLQTRVGQSKDAPYRVDAHATWTLPGGIGAPGFRLWVTRTGVAVGLHSGWDGPGSGERHEQIGRAVEQTLPEDLRFFHLRALESADRVEPVGREFPGGEVYVGRWWPHPQALGRADFAADVIETVRALSPLVEVMAGKEPTPTGPVDVELLSQLERFVAERPYPNDRDRWHLEQRRALAQSLEPAGLDAFDLAAFRRVLGGRSYGHPGTHSVLQASLASMDAAGLDAFARSLKQLLWGEGDDVARIEHILGDGSPAAGLGEAVVMKLMAIAHPGRYLPLYSLGGADGKVAVARAIGVELPPIDNPNRARLHVVANDRLRARLEPLLPADPWGQVQFALWLLRKGESVADPERDLIAEAAGELLVDEDFLREVHGLLEDKKQVIFYGPPGTGKTYLAQRLAAALQPDSSKRQVVQFHPSTSYEDFFEGFRPRLDADGQMVYELRRGPLAMLAEAAEADPTTPHIMLIDEINRANLPRVFGELLYLLEYRSQSVMTSYRPDEGFELPPNLYFIGTMNTADRSIALVDAALRRRFHFVPFMPHEGPMEGLLRRWLITHEGPVWVAGVVDLVNDELRRALRGPHLQIGHSHFMVEGLDDAALQRIWTYSIYPFIEDQFYGREDVLRTFTWHSVVERHGPRARAAAGELPPPASN; via the coding sequence TTGTCCGACATAACCCGCGATGACGTCCTAGCCGCGGTCAGCGAGTGGAAGGCCCAAGGGCGCGACTCGTTCCTGTCGTCCTACGGCTTCCAGGCCGACCCCGAACACGTGCTCCTGCACGAGGGTGAGCTGTATGACGCCGCAGCCCTCGCGGCGGCCGCCCACGGCTTCGCCCGGCCCGAGTTCGGAGCTCTGACGCCGGTCTCACTCCCGTCGCCAGACGAGGTGACCGCGCATCTGGCGGATCTGGGTTTCGACACCAAACGTGCGCACCGGGTCCAGCCGCCCAGCCCCAGCCGCCAGCGCGATCTGCGCCGGTGGCGGTCGACATACGAGCTCATCAAGGTCGCCGCCAACAATGACCCGGCGACCCAGGGCATCTGGGCCCAGGTCGACTCGCTGCGCGCCGATCGCGTCGCCGAGGCGCGTGAGTTGCTGGGCGACCTGGCGCTCGGGCGCGACCTGCAGGCATTTGTCGAGGCCTTCGCCGTGTGGTCCCGGCGCCCCGGCCCGTTCGCGGCGCAGGCTGTGTCGCTGCCGACCTGGCTGGGTCAGTTGCGCGGCAACGCCGGAGGCTATGAGCGTGACGCCGCCGACCTGCTGGTCGAGACGACCCGCACCCCCAACAACGACGACGAGGCTGCCGGCCGCATCCGGGCGCTCGAGGAGTTCGTCGGCCGTGATCTCGACGCTTCCCGCGTGGTGACGCTGCTGTCGCTTTTCTGGTCGACCGACGAGCGTGGCGACTGGCCGACCCTGTGGCCCGCCGGATCCGATCCGTTCCAGCAGCTCGGCTGGATGGGCCGTCACCTGGGCCATGCCGAGCGCTATCTGGCGTTCGCGGAGCTGTGCCGCAGCTTCGAGCCGGACGACCCGCGCACCGCCGAACGAACAGTGGGCTATCTCGGCAGCAAGGGCAGCTTCGTGGGGCTCGGCACTGCGCTGCCGGACGTCTGCGAGGAGGCCGCCGAACTCATCGAGGGCTACCGTCCCGCCTCCGGTTACACCGACGCCGAGGCCGAGGCGCTGGCAGCCGCGCTGGCGCTGCAGTTGCGCGGTGTCGCGACCTTGACCGTCCGCTCGCTGCACGCACCGCTGCAGCACGCTACCGGCCTGCGGCTGCACGAGACCAACCTGCAGACCCGCGTAGGCCAGTCCAAGGATGCGCCATACCGGGTGGACGCCCATGCCACGTGGACCCTGCCCGGCGGCATCGGTGCCCCCGGATTCCGGCTGTGGGTGACCCGCACGGGTGTCGCCGTCGGCCTGCACTCCGGCTGGGACGGTCCGGGGTCGGGGGAGCGGCACGAGCAGATCGGCCGTGCCGTCGAGCAGACCCTGCCCGAGGATTTGCGCTTCTTCCACCTGCGTGCGCTCGAAAGCGCCGACCGCGTCGAGCCGGTCGGTCGCGAGTTCCCCGGCGGCGAGGTGTATGTCGGTCGGTGGTGGCCGCATCCGCAGGCGCTGGGACGGGCGGATTTCGCCGCCGACGTCATCGAGACCGTCCGCGCGCTGTCGCCGCTGGTTGAGGTGATGGCCGGCAAGGAGCCCACCCCGACCGGCCCGGTCGACGTCGAATTGCTCTCGCAACTCGAGCGATTCGTGGCCGAGCGGCCGTACCCCAACGACCGCGACCGCTGGCATCTGGAGCAGCGCCGTGCGCTCGCCCAGAGTTTGGAACCCGCGGGCCTCGACGCCTTCGACCTGGCCGCCTTCCGGCGCGTCCTCGGTGGCCGGTCCTACGGACACCCCGGCACACACTCGGTGCTGCAGGCGAGCCTGGCCAGCATGGATGCCGCAGGCCTCGACGCCTTCGCGCGCTCGCTGAAGCAGTTGTTGTGGGGCGAGGGCGACGACGTCGCCCGCATCGAGCACATCCTCGGTGACGGCTCCCCGGCTGCAGGCCTTGGTGAGGCGGTCGTCATGAAGCTCATGGCCATCGCGCACCCCGGGCGGTATCTGCCGCTCTACTCCCTCGGCGGTGCCGACGGCAAGGTCGCAGTCGCGCGCGCCATCGGCGTCGAGCTGCCCCCGATCGACAACCCCAACCGCGCGCGCTTGCACGTGGTCGCCAACGACCGGCTGCGCGCTCGCCTGGAGCCGCTGCTGCCCGCGGACCCGTGGGGACAGGTGCAGTTCGCCCTGTGGCTGCTGCGCAAGGGTGAGTCGGTCGCCGACCCGGAGCGCGACCTCATCGCCGAGGCAGCCGGCGAACTACTCGTCGACGAAGACTTCCTGCGCGAGGTGCACGGTCTGCTGGAGGACAAGAAGCAGGTCATCTTCTACGGCCCGCCCGGCACCGGCAAGACCTATCTGGCGCAGCGCCTCGCGGCCGCCTTGCAGCCGGACTCCAGCAAACGCCAGGTCGTGCAGTTCCACCCCTCGACCTCGTACGAGGACTTCTTCGAGGGCTTCCGCCCGCGGCTGGATGCCGACGGGCAGATGGTCTACGAGCTGCGGCGCGGGCCGCTTGCCATGCTGGCCGAGGCCGCCGAGGCCGACCCGACCACCCCGCACATCATGCTGATCGACGAGATCAACCGGGCGAACCTGCCGCGTGTCTTCGGTGAACTGCTGTATCTGCTCGAGTACCGCTCGCAGTCGGTGATGACGTCATACCGCCCGGACGAGGGCTTCGAACTCCCGCCGAATCTGTACTTCATCGGCACCATGAACACCGCCGACCGCTCGATCGCCCTGGTCGACGCCGCCCTGCGCCGCCGGTTCCACTTCGTGCCGTTCATGCCGCACGAAGGTCCGATGGAGGGCTTGCTGCGACGCTGGCTGATCACCCACGAGGGCCCCGTCTGGGTCGCCGGCGTGGTCGACTTGGTCAACGACGAGTTGCGGCGTGCGCTGCGCGGTCCGCATCTGCAGATCGGGCACAGCCACTTCATGGTCGAAGGGCTGGATGACGCTGCGCTGCAACGCATCTGGACCTACAGCATCTACCCGTTCATCGAGGATCAGTTCTACGGCCGCGAGGACGTGCTGCGCACCTTCACCTGGCACAGCGTCGTCGAGCGGCACGGTCCTCGGGCTCGCGCGGCGGCCGGTGAGCTGCCGCCGCCGGCATCGAACTGA